accctgaggtgattctggcgccattttgggccctgaggtgattctggtgccattttgaccctgaggtgattctggtgccattttgaccctgaggtgattctggtgccattttgaccctgaggtgattctggtgccattttgaccctgaggtgattctggcaccattttgaccctgaggtgattctggcgccattttgttcctgaggtgattctggcgccattttgtcccgtgaggtgattctggcgtcattttgaccctgaggtgattctggcgccattttgagccctgaggtgatttggcgccattttgtccctgaggtgattctggcgccattttgaccctgaggtgattctggcgccattttgaccctgaggtgattctggcgccattttgaccctgaggcGACAtcaccattttgagccctgaggtgattctggcgccattttgccCCCCGAGGTGACTCTGGTGCCTTTAGCCGATCCATTTCTCCCACAGATGCTGGCAGACGACGCCGAAGCCGGCGCCGAGGatgaaaaagaagtagaagagCTTAAAAAACAAGGAATCAACCCTCTTCCCAAACCTCCTCCTGGCGTGGGGCTGCTCCCcacacccccccgccccccgggcCCCCCGGCGCCCACGTCCCCAAACGGCGGCCGCCCCATCCCGGGgggtccccctgtccccccgccGCCGAtgccgccgccggggccgcAGATGCCGCCGCCGATGCACGAGCCGTTATCACCGCAACAACAAGACATGTACAAGAAAATCCCCTCGTTGTTCGAGATCGTCGTCCGACCCACCGGCCAGTTGGCGGAAAAATTGGGCGTCAGGTGTGTGCCACGTTTTTGGGTCTTAATAAGTTGTATTTGcccatttttcccttttttactCCATTTTTTTAGGCTTGTGCACCTCAGAAAATCCTTTTTCTGCTCGTCCAGCACACgtaaaatttgatttttatccttttcttctttatttaaattCAATCTTCTCTTGATTTTATGTCTTCCAGGCACCCTGGTCCACCCCCACCCAGGTTCCCCGGGCCGGGGGGCCCCCCCGGGCCAATGCCGGGCACCATGCACCCCGACATGCACCCCGACATGCACCCCGATATGCACCCCGACATGCACCCCGACATGCCCATGGGCCCGGGAATGGCTCCCGGCCCCCCCATGGGCCCCCCCATGATGCCGTATGGCCCCGACGACTCCCCCCACCCGGCCATGATGCCGCCCGGCCCGCCCCCCCAGGGCTTCTATGACAACTTCTACCAGCAGCCCGAGGGGCTGGACATGGAGCACGGCATGATGGGAGAGCCGGGTACGAACCCCTTCCTTTCCAGTCGTTTTGAAGGGTTttgattagaagggggtggtcagtaggtcagagacgTTCTCCTGCCCTTCacgtatatatatgtatttatatgtcTATAATACatacagccatagcaccctgggAATggctgatctgggaagctaagcagggtcgggcccggtcagcacttggatgggagaccttgtggccaggaagccaatgggacctgggggggattagaagggggtggtcagtaggtcagaaaggttctcctgcccctctactctgcccttgaAAAGAgggtttagttcagatactatcaCAATATATTTGGGGATCATATACATATGATATATACACTCATAGCACCCTGGGAATggctgatctgggaagctaagcagggtcaggtccggtcagtacttggatgggagaccttgtggccaggaagccaatgggacctggggggggttagaagggggtggtcagtaggtcagagaggttctcctgcccctctactctgcccttgaAAAAGGATTAAGTTCAGATACCATCAGGATATATTTGGGGatcgtatatatatataatatatacagccatagcaccctgagaatggctgatctgggaagctaagcagggtcggccCCGGTCAgcacttggatgggagaccttgtggccaggaagccaatgggacctggtgGGGATTAGaaggggtggtcagtaggtcagagaggttctcatggccctctactctgcccttgaAAAGAgggtttagttcagatactatcaCAATATATTTGGGGATCATATACATATGATATATATACTCATAGCACCCTGGGAATggctgatctgggaagctaagcagggtcgggcccggtcagtacttggatgggagaccttgtggccaggaagccaatgggacctgggggggattagaagggggtggtcagtaggtcagagaggttctcctgcccctgtACTCTGCTCTTGAAAAGGGGTTGagttcagatactatcaggatatatagatagatatagaagatatacagccatagcaccctgagaatggctggtctgggaagctaagcagggtcgggcccggtcaggacttggatgggagaccagctgggaatagcgggggctgtgggctgagccagcactgggcccttgtggccaggaagccaatgggacctggggggggttagaaggggtgGTCAgcaggtcagagaggttctcatGGCcctcacatatatatatatatttatatatatataaaacatacagTACATACACCCTGAGAGTggctgatctgggaagctaagcagggtcgggcccggtcaggacttggatgggagaccttgtgggtccagagaggttctcctgcccctctgctgtgattcaaatatttcttaaatatatttggaaatttcaaataatttggaATATTTTGGTAATTTTACCTTTGCATATTTTggcaattttcttttaaaatctatttggACTCTTATCTTCACTTTTGAAATTTTACCATTGAATGGTTTTGAAGTTTTATCTTTGagtattttcagctgttttttgcAAATATTCCCACGACAAATTTaccaatttttttcaaaatctccaattttttcaaaatttccaattttttcaaaattttcaaattttcaaattttcaaaattttcaaattttccaAATTTCCAAAATTTCCAAATTTCCAAATTTTTCCAATTTTCCAAAATCTcaatattttccaaaatctcaaaaatttccatattttcaaaattttccaaattttcaaaatttccaAAAATTCCAAAAGTtccaaaatttcaaattttcaaaattttccaaatttccaatatttcaaaaatgttcagaattttcaaattttccaaaatttccAATCTTTCcaattttcccatttttttgaaaatttCCAAAATATCCAAATTTCCCaaattttttcaaattttccaaaatttccaaattttccaatttttccaatttttcaaaattttccaaaatttccAAGATTTCCAAATTTTCcaattttccaaaattttccaaaattttccaaaatttccaaattttccaaaatttccaaatttccaaattttccaaaatttccAAACTTTCCAATTTTTccaatttttcaaaatttccaaAACATCCTAATTTTCCAAAATTTCccaaattttccaaaattttcaaattttccaatttttccaattttccaaaattttccaaaatttccaattttccaaaatttccaaattttccaaaatttccaaaatatccaaattttccaaaatttttcaaaattttcaaatttttccaaaattcaaaattttccaaaattttccaaaatttcaaaatttccaaaattttccaaaatttccAAAATTTCCACATTTTCCTGAGACCACTTTTCCAATCTTTCCCCGCTCTTACTGCCTATTTTAAGCTCTCCCTTCACCCCCCCAGACGACTACGGCCCCTATGAGGAGCTCCCCCCTCCGCCCTCCGACATGTTCACCGAGTCGCCTCTGGAACGCGAGGCCCTTTGCGAGACCCCCGGGgcggccgccgcgccgcccgcgcTGCCCGACTTCCTGCCCTCGGCGCAGCGCGCGCTCTTCCTGCGCATCCAGCACAAGCAGCACGAGGACGACGAGCGCGCCCGCCGCCTGGACGCCAAGCAGGACCGCGACAACGAGGAAGGCGAGTGGCCCCAAAAATACCCTTTTCCCACTCAAAAACGCAACGCCGGGCGGTTTAGACCCACCCGGGGGTACGGTTGTTAAAAAGAGCGAAAAACGGAGCGTTTTGAGTGTATTTTTAGGGAAAAATTGGGCGCTGGAACACAAGAAATAGAGCGTTGGGTGAATTTGGAGCAAGGAGGCGAGAAATTGAAGGAGATTGGGGGGAAATCGGTGTCTGGAGGAAAAGAGGTTCATGTCCTTTTGGTTTTTTAGGGTGAAAAACGAGCCGTGGGGAGGGCGAGGGTGTCGCAACGGCCCCGTTTTGGGCAGAAATCGCGGGTATTTGTGCCGCGTTGAGTAGCGAGGGGCTCAAGGCCGCGTTTTGGGGCTGGTTTATTGTTGTTCCCTCTTTAATTTCCGTTTCTCGCCGTGGTTTTTTGCCTCTTCAGGTGACACCGGCAACTGGTATTCGAGCGATGAAGACGACGGCGGCAGCAGCGTCACCTCCATCCTCAAGAGCCTCCGCCAACAAAGCTCCGGTCGCCCCCCATCGGAACCCGGCCCCCCATCCGGCGTCACCGACCCCCGCCTCCAAAAACCCGCCCGGCCCGCCGACCCGCGTCTCCGGGACCCCCGTCTTTCCCGAAACCCCGATCTCTGCGCCGATTCCAGCCCCACCGACCCGCGCTTGGCGCGCCACGTTCCCCCGTCCATCCCCAAAGCCGAAATCGCTCATCCCGCCGCCGCGGGGGCACCGAAACCCCCTTTGCTCCCCGACGAAGAGGACGGCGAGCGCGTTCTACGCGACAAACCCCTCCCCATCCCGCTGGATCCTCTCCCGCCTCATTCCCTGCGCGACCCGCGCTCGCAACTCCAACAATTCAGCCACATCAAAAAAGACGTCGTCCTCCACAAACCCAATTTCGCCCGCATGATTCTTTGGAGCCCGGAGGATTTAATTCCCCTCCCCGTCCCCAAACAGGAATTCATCCCCGTTCCGCCCGCTCTTCAATCCCCGGCTCTTGATCCGCGGCTCAACCGCCCCCAACCGGGACTTTGCGACCCCAGGCAGAGAGCGGGGACGCCCACGGGCGACGCCGGATCCTCATCGGGCCTCCCCGATTTCGAGCTCCTTTCCAGGATTTTAAAGACTGTCAACGCCGCCGGCGGCCCGAGCGACAAACCCAGCGACCCCCGGACGCGCAAACCCCCCTCCGATCCGCGCTTGCAAAAATCGGCGGAAACGGGCGTTTCTAGAATCCCCAAACCCACCGAAACGGCGTCTCCGGGCGAATCGGCTCCGGCGATCGCTCCTTACGACCCGCGTTTGTTAACGAGTAAAAGCAGCGGGCAGAGCAGCGTCCTGAGCGCCATCAGTTTGTACGACCCCAGGACTCCGAATTCGGGCGTTAAACCTTCGGATTCGCCCGGCGACGCCAACTCCAAATCGGATTCGGCCAAAAGCGCCGCCAAACCCAAGGAGCCGCTTTTCCCCCGTCGCTCGGCGTTGGATCAACCCGAACCGGATAAGAACAACGCGGAATCCGCCACGGACAGGTACAATAGTTACAACCGCCCGCGGCCTAAAGCGAGCGCCGTCGCCCCCGCGCAGGAGGGCGCCCCCCAACCCGGCGTCCACAACCTCCCGGTGCCGCCGGTTTATGGGCTGGTGAAACCCGGCGCCAAAACGGGGTCGGGGAGCCCGTTTGCCGGGAACAGCCCCGCGCGGGACGAGGACGCGGCCTCGCTCAAGGACGTCTTCAAGGGCTTCGATCCCACCGCTTCGCCCTTCTGTCAGTAGGGCCGCGGAATTTGGGGACGAATCGGGGGGGAAAAGAGACAAGAAATGTGTTAAAAATGGTGGGAAGACGTGAGAAATATGTGGTGAAAAGCCGCGAATATCGGGTGAAAATTAATCCCGTGAAACCCAAAAATAGGCGTTAAAAAGGCCAAAAAATGGGGTGGAAATGAGCGAACGTGCcgtaaaaataaatgtggtgAAGCCTGAAAAATAGGCGTTAAAAATGTGGAAAGATCGGGGGGGAAATGAGCGGATATGTGGTAAAAGAAATGTGGGAAATATACgttaaaaaggaaggaaaatggggTGGAAATGAGGCGATATGgggtaaaaataaatgtggtgAGACGTGGAAAATATACGTTAGGAATGTAAGAAAATGGGGTGAAAATGGGTGAATATACGGTAAAAATAAATAGGGGGAAAGGTGGAAAATAGACgttggaaaggaagaaaaatggggTGAAAATGAGGGAATATATGGGGAAAATAATTACGGTACAACCCccaaaatatctgaaaatcaaCGGGATCTGGTaaaatttttccccaaaatagcCATAAAAATgaccacaaaaaacaacatgaaaagtgaaaaattgggttaaaagtgaaaaattgggttaaaatgaaaaatctggttaaaagtgaaaaatttggttaaaatgaaaaattgggttaaaaattaaaaatttggttaaaatgaaaaattgggttaaaaattaaaaatttggttaaaatgaaaaactgagttaaaaattaaaaatttggttaaaatgaaaaatttggtTAAAAGTGAAAAGTTTGGTTAAAAATTTGgttaaaagtgaaaaatttggTTAAAAATTtggttaaaatgaaaaatttggttaaaataaaaaatttggTTAGAAATTTGGTTAAAAGTGAAATTTGGTTAAAAATTtggttaaaatgaaaaatttggttaaaaattaaaaatttggttaaagatgaaaaatttggttaaaattaaaaatttggttaaaaattaaaaatttggtttaaatgaaaaatttggttaaaaatgaaaaatttggttaaaatgaaaaatttggttaaaaactaaaaatttggttaaaaattaaaaatttggtttaaatgaaaaatttggttaaaaattaaaaatttggttaaaatgaaaaatttggttaaaaaattaaaaatttggtaaaaaattaaaaaattggttaaaaattaaaaatttggtaaaaaccaaaaattatAAAAACCCTAAAATTCCATTAAATACGGCAAAAACgaccaaaaaaattaaaagcacaaatttattgaaaaaacccataaaaagccaaaaaactacatgaaaaatcacaaaaaatcttaaaaacgacaaaatttgtaaaaaaatataaaaataggcGTTAAAAACGGAAAAAAATGGTCAAAATTCTGCGAAACACCCCGAAAATTTATTAAAACCCCCAAATTATCCCTAAAAACGCAAAGATTGGTGAAAAAATAGCGCGGTGACGATTATTTGATTGATTTCTTGTTATTATTTTGGGCTTTAATTCAATTAATTCTCA
The sequence above is a segment of the Columba livia isolate bColLiv1 breed racing homer chromosome 34, bColLiv1.pat.W.v2, whole genome shotgun sequence genome. Coding sequences within it:
- the ZC3H4 gene encoding zinc finger CCCH domain-containing protein 4 isoform X2, which codes for MAVESPSVPPAAAASPPSPHSTPPSPSYHHHDSGSCSLPRPPLQHHHGPDEREDGELEEGELEDDGGDEAQEPPRARARRDKGDKHPSESDEEKSHRRLKRKRRKEREKEKRRAKKKRKSKHKRHASSSDDFSDYSDDSDFSPGEKSHRKYREYSPPYSSSHQQYPSSHAAPVQKKSYSKAENKNYGAYEDYENEEYVPYEGEEEEDMGKEDYDDFAKELNQYRRAKEGSHRGRGGRGRGRGYRGRGGRGGMRGGRGMGRGNRGRGRSDRPEDEEEMYEEEMEYCDNEEPVGDDDYDDYSKELNQYRRSKENRGRGLNRGRGRGPRGRGNKGMGRGRGRGGNRSGMGKGGGMNDDDDYYDDDMGEGGGGGNYRRNDHDKPHQQSDKKGKVICKYFVEGRCTWGDHCNFSHDIELPKKRELCKFYITGYCARAENCPYMHGDFPCKLFHTTGNCINGDDCMFSHDPLTDETRELLDKMLADDAEAGAEDEKEVEELKKQGINPLPKPPPGVGLLPTPPRPPGPPAPTSPNGGRPIPGGPPVPPPPMPPPGPQMPPPMHEPLSPQQQDMYKKIPSLFEIVVRPTGQLAEKLGVRHPGPPPPRFPGPGGPPGPMPGTMHPDMHPDMHPDMHPDMHPDMPMGPGMAPGPPMGPPMMPYGPDDSPHPAMMPPGPPPQGFYDNFYQQPEGLDMEHGMMGEPDDYGPYEELPPPPSDMFTESPLEREALCETPGAAAAPPALPDFLPSAQRALFLRIQHKQHEDDERARRLDAKQDRDNEEGDTGNWYSSDEDDGGSSVTSILKSLRQQSSGRPPSEPGPPSGVTDPRLQKPARPADPRLRDPRLSRNPDLCADSSPTDPRLARHVPPSIPKAEIAHPAAAGAPKPPLLPDEEDGERVLRDKPLPIPLDPLPPHSLRDPRSQLQQFSHIKKDVVLHKPNFARMILWSPEDLIPLPVPKQEFIPVPPALQSPALDPRLNRPQPGLCDPRQRAGTPTGDAGSSSGLPDFELLSRILKTVNAAGGPSDKPSDPRTRKPPSDPRLQKSAETGVSRIPKPTETASPGESAPAIAPYDPRLLTSKSSGQSSVLSAISLYDPRTPNSGVKPSDSPGDANSKSDSAKSAAKPKEPLFPRRSALDQPEPDKNNAESATDRYNSYNRPRPKASAVAPAQEGAPQPGVHNLPVPPVYGLVKPGAKTGSGSPFAGNSPARDEDAASLKDVFKGFDPTASPFCQ
- the ZC3H4 gene encoding zinc finger CCCH domain-containing protein 4 isoform X1; translation: MAVESPSVPPAAAASPPSPHSTPPSPSYHHHDSGSCSLPRPPLQHHHGPDEREDGELEEGELEDDGGDEAQEPPRARARRDKGDKHPSESDEEKSHRRLKRKRRKEREKEKRRAKKKRKSKHKRHASSSDDFSDYSDDSDFSPGEKSHRKYREYSPPYSSSHQQYPSSHAAPVQKKSYSKAENKNYGAYEDYENEEYVPYEGEEEEDMGKEDYDDFAKELNQYRRAKEGSHRGRGGRGRGRGYRGRGGRGGMRGGRGMGRGNRGRGRSDRPEDEEEMYEEEMEQYCDNEEPVGDDDYDDYSKELNQYRRSKENRGRGLNRGRGRGPRGRGNKGMGRGRGRGGNRSGMGKGGGMNDDDDYYDDDMGEGGGGGNYRRNDHDKPHQQSDKKGKVICKYFVEGRCTWGDHCNFSHDIELPKKRELCKFYITGYCARAENCPYMHGDFPCKLFHTTGNCINGDDCMFSHDPLTDETRELLDKMLADDAEAGAEDEKEVEELKKQGINPLPKPPPGVGLLPTPPRPPGPPAPTSPNGGRPIPGGPPVPPPPMPPPGPQMPPPMHEPLSPQQQDMYKKIPSLFEIVVRPTGQLAEKLGVRHPGPPPPRFPGPGGPPGPMPGTMHPDMHPDMHPDMHPDMHPDMPMGPGMAPGPPMGPPMMPYGPDDSPHPAMMPPGPPPQGFYDNFYQQPEGLDMEHGMMGEPDDYGPYEELPPPPSDMFTESPLEREALCETPGAAAAPPALPDFLPSAQRALFLRIQHKQHEDDERARRLDAKQDRDNEEGDTGNWYSSDEDDGGSSVTSILKSLRQQSSGRPPSEPGPPSGVTDPRLQKPARPADPRLRDPRLSRNPDLCADSSPTDPRLARHVPPSIPKAEIAHPAAAGAPKPPLLPDEEDGERVLRDKPLPIPLDPLPPHSLRDPRSQLQQFSHIKKDVVLHKPNFARMILWSPEDLIPLPVPKQEFIPVPPALQSPALDPRLNRPQPGLCDPRQRAGTPTGDAGSSSGLPDFELLSRILKTVNAAGGPSDKPSDPRTRKPPSDPRLQKSAETGVSRIPKPTETASPGESAPAIAPYDPRLLTSKSSGQSSVLSAISLYDPRTPNSGVKPSDSPGDANSKSDSAKSAAKPKEPLFPRRSALDQPEPDKNNAESATDRYNSYNRPRPKASAVAPAQEGAPQPGVHNLPVPPVYGLVKPGAKTGSGSPFAGNSPARDEDAASLKDVFKGFDPTASPFCQ